In a single window of the Raphanus sativus cultivar WK10039 chromosome 9, ASM80110v3, whole genome shotgun sequence genome:
- the LOC108823567 gene encoding AT-hook motif nuclear-localized protein 5 → MDGREAMAFPGSHPHYYLQRGAFTNLSPSQAASGLHAPPGMRPMLNPSVHHNPPANNPGPLFSMADHHRHSGFGHSIHMGMSSSSAAVEHQPPPPPQMETPMVKKKRGRPRKYAPEGQVSLGLSPMPSSSSSASNRAKDSTAMTDPNAPKRARGRPPGTGRKQRLANLGEWMNTSAGLAFAPHVISVEAGEDVVSKVMAFSQQRPRVLCVMSGTGTVSSVTLRQPATTEPSLTFEGRFEILSLGGSYLVNEGGGPKSRTGGLSVSLSGPEGHVIGGGIGMLIAASLVQVVACSFVYGGVAKPNNTNKIIKQENKPKEEEHDNSEMETTPTNAQEAPVAQQTPQNFSGQGMSGWPGSGEGSVSGSGSGRSLDSSRNLLTDIDLTRG, encoded by the exons ATGGACGGGAGAGAAGCAATGGCATTTCCAGGCTCTCATCCTCACTACTATCTCCAAAGAGGAGCCTTTACGAATCTCTCACCTTCCCAGGCCGCGAGTGGCCTCCACGCGCCGCCGGGGATGAGGCCGATGCTAAACCCTAGCGTTCATCACAACCCTCCGGCCAACAATCCTGGACCTCTGTTCTCCATGGCTGACCACCACAGACACTCTGGTTTCGGACACAGCATTCACATGGGGatgtcttcttcctctgctgCGGTGGAGCACCaaccgccgccgccgccgcagATGGAGACGCCGATGGTTAAGAAGAAACGTGGACGGCCGAGGAAGTACGCTCCTGAAGGTCAAGTCTCTTTGGGGCTTTCTCCtatgccttcttcttcttcttctgctagTAACAGAGCTAAGGACTCTACTGCAATGACTGATCCAAATGCTCCTAAGCGAGCCAGAGGTCGACCTCCTGGAACTGGAAGGAAGCAACGACTCGCTAATCTTG GTGAGTGGATGAACACTTCGGCTGGACTTGCTTTTGCACCTCATGTCATCAGTGTGGAAGCAGGAGAA GATGTTGTTTCGAAAGTTATGGCGTTCTCACAGCAAAGACCTCGGGTTCTTTGTGTAATGTCAGGGACCGGAACCGTTTCTTCAGTCACTCTGCGTCAACCCGCTACAACAGAGCCTTCTTTAACATTCGAG GGACGTTTTGAGATTCTAAGTTTAGGCGGATCTTACTTGGTGAATGAAGGTGGTGGACCCAAAAGTCGAACAGGCGGTTTGAGTGTCTCTCTTTCTGGTCCGGAAGGTCATGTTATTGGCGGTGGGATTGGAATGCTCATTGCAGCCAGCCTCGTTCAG GTGGTGGCTTGTAGTTTTGTATACGGAGGAGTTGCAAAGCCTAATAACACTAACAAGATTATCAAACAAGAGAATAAACCAAAGGAAGAAGAGCACGACAACAGTGAAATGGAGACAACACCCACTAATGCACAAGAAGCACCAGTGGCTCAGCAGACGCCACAGAATTTCTCAGGTCAGGGAATGAGTGGATGGCCTGGTTCAGGGGAAGGTTCAGTCTCAGGCTCAGGCTCAGGCAGATCACTTGACTCTAGCAGAAACCTACTCACAGATATTGACTTGACTCGCGGATGA